The genomic region CCGAGCTGCTCCAGGGCGGTGAAGATGCGGTCTATGCCGATGGTGGTGCCGGTGGCGGGGATGTCGCGGTTGCCGAAGCGGCCTATCAGGCCGTCGTAGCGTCCGCCGCCCGAGAGCGAGCCGATGTGCGGCTCGGAGGGGAGGACGGATTCGAAGATGGGCCCGGTGTAGTAATCCAGCCCCCGCGAGAGCCAGGGGGTGAAGACCCAGGTGTTGTCGGGCACGCCGAACCCGGCGATGGCGTCGAACAGCGCCCCGAGCGACAGCGCCTCCTCGTCGAAGTCCAGCACATCGGCCCAGTTGCCCAGAAGCTCCTTGGCCTTGGAGTGGCCCGCCCGCGCCCGGAGGTCGGCGGGCACGTCCTCGAAGACCCGCATCAACCGCTCGATTATCTTGGGCTCCAGCTTCAGCCCCTCGAGCTCCGACCGCACCCCGTCCATCCCGTCCCGGTCGTACTTGTCCAGCGACCGGCACACCGGCGCCAGCCACTGGCCGGGGTAGAGGCCCGCCCAGGCCACCACGCCGGCCAGGAACCGGCGGTCGTTCACCAGAATCAGGTACTTGCGCTCGCCGATGCCGAAGCCCAGCCGCCCGAGGACGTCGGCGGTGAGGGCGATTATCTCCGCGTCGGCCAGCACGCCCCCCACCCCCACGATATCCGCGTCGCACTGGAGGAACTCGCGGAAGCGCCCCTGCCGGAGCTGCGGACGGTCGGCCCGCCACACCGGCTGAATCTGGTACCGCTTGAAGGGCGTCGGCAGCTCGGGGTACTGTGCAATCACCCGCGCCAGCGGCACCGTCAGGTCGTAGTGCAGCGC from bacterium harbors:
- the hisS gene encoding histidine--tRNA ligase — its product is MDEIKPRIFKGTRDFLPSAMIPREDILDTIRESFSRYGFSPISTPAFEYVDILTGKSGGEADKLIYPLAYRDGKTLALHYDLTVPLARVIAQYPELPTPFKRYQIQPVWRADRPQLRQGRFREFLQCDADIVGVGGVLADAEIIALTADVLGRLGFGIGERKYLILVNDRRFLAGVVAWAGLYPGQWLAPVCRSLDKYDRDGMDGVRSELEGLKLEPKIIERLMRVFEDVPADLRARAGHSKAKELLGNWADVLDFDEEALSLGALFDAIAGFGVPDNTWVFTPWLSRGLDYYTGPIFESVLPSEPHIGSLSGGGRYDGLIGRFGNRDIPATGTTIGIDRIFTALEQLGMVRKTSCRTQVLVANFGGDTLPFELNMVAEFRNAGLATEIYLEPAKLAKQFKYADKLGIPVVAVIGPEEADKGMVKLKWMDTGLEEVVSRTRAVYGLKEKLAMRGA